The Microbacterium natoriense genomic interval AGCCTGAGCCTGATCCTGACGGACGGCGGGCAGGTGGGCAGCCGACTCGAGAGCCTCACGGGTCTCGTCGGCATCCAGTCCGACCTCGATCGCGAGATCGACGAGATCGTCGATGCGGCCGACATGCCGGCCCTCGGTGAAGTACGCCGACATCAGGCGCTCCTCCATCTCGTGCTGCAGACCCTGGGCCTTCGCGAAGTGCAGCAGCTCGTGCGCCTTCACGGTGTTGGTGTGCTGCAGAAGGTCGAACCGGTACGCGAGACCGGCCTCCGCCGCGACACCGGTGACGTGTGAGAGCATCTGCTCGACCTGCGCGCGCGGCATGCCCTTGTGACCTGCGAGGAAGTCGACCTCATCGCCGTGGAAGTCGACGGGAGTGTCGGGCGACAGCTCGAACGAGTGGAACGTGATGTTCACCTGCGGGGCGTCCTCATCAGCGGCCACCGCGTCGAGACCCTTCTCGAGATTGCGCTTGCCGATGTAGCACCACGGGCAGGCGATGTCGGACCAGATGTCGATCGAGATGGGTTCAGTCACACTCTCATCCAACCGCATACGCCCGGGCGCTATTCCGTTCTAGGCTTCTCGGATGCTCTCTTCCGCCGATCTCCTGCCGTTCCGACCCGACAGAGTGCTGATCGCCGGCGTCACCGGTTCGGGCAAGACGACGCTCGCTCGGCGGGTCGAGGACAGATGGGGACTCCGCCACATCGAAATCGACGGACTCTTCCACGGTCCGGACTGGACCCCTCGTCCGAGTTTCCTCGACGACGTGCGCACGTTCGCCGGAGAGGATCGCTGGGTCACCGAGTGGCAGTACACGAGCAAGGGGACGGATGACATCCTCGCCCCGCGCGCGCAGGTGGTGCTGTGGCTCGATTATCCGTATCGGGTCGTGCGCACGCGCCTCATCCGCCGGACCGCGTCACGACAGCTGCTGCGCACCCGTCTGTGGAACGGCAACACCGAGCGCGGCCTTCTCAGCATGTTCCGCCGCGACCCTGAGGAGAACATCCTGCTCTGGCAGACGAGGACGCTGCGCAAATGGAGCGAGCGGATGCCGGTCGTCGAAGAGCGCTTCCCGCACCTGACGATCGTGCGGCTGCGGAATCCGCGCGAGACCGAGCGGTGGTTGCGGGCTCAGGCCTGATCGGGCGAATCCACCGCGCCGCCGAAGCGGCGATCTCGCGAGAGGTACACGCCGATCGCGCGCCACAGCTCCTCGCGGGAGAAGTCCGGCCACAGCGTGTCGAGGAAGACCATCTCGGCGTAAGCCGATTCCCACAGGAGGAAGTTCGAGGTCCGCTGCTCCCCCGAGCTGCGCACGAACAGATCGACGTCGGGCATGTCCGGGACGTACAGGTTGCGCCGGATCGTCTTCTCGGTGATCGCGCTCGGCTTGACCCGCCCGGCGGCGACATCCGACGCGATCGCCCGCATCGCGTCGACGAGCTCGACGCGGCCTCCGTAATTGACGCACATCGTGAGGGTGAGCACGTCGTTGCCGCGGGTGAGCTGCTCGGCGTACTGCAGCTCCTTGATCACACTGCCCCACAGGCGCGGCTTCCGCCCCGCCCAGCGCACCCGCACACCCCACTCGTTGAGCTGATCGCGCCGACGGTGCAGGACATCGCGGTTGTACCCCATCAGGAAGCGCACCTCCTCGGGCGAGCGCGCCCAGTTCTCCGTCGAGAACGCGTACACCGACAGGTGTTTCACACCGGCCTGGATGGCGCCGGCCACCACATCGAGCAGGACCTCCTCGCCCGCCTTGTGCCCCTCGATGCGGTTCAGTCCCCGGCGGTTCGCCCACCGGCCGTTCCCGTCCATGACGATCGCCACGTGCTCGGGAACCTTCGGGAACGCGGGAGGTTGCACTCCGGTCCAGTCCAGCGGACGGTATGCGACGGCATCCTTGTGCGTGTACGGCTTCGGGGTCACCGGTTTCCTTCCAGGTGAGCGAGCGAGCGGATGCCGCGCTCGAGGTGCCATTGGGCGTAGGCGGCGACGAGTCCGGATGCCGCCGAGGTCTCGACCGGAGAAGCCGCGTCGATGATCTCCCACTCCCCCGCCATGAGCGATCGCAGCAATGCGATCGTCCGTTCTGCGATCTTGGGACTTCCCGCCGGCGCGTCATTCCGGCACACCATCCCGCCGAGCTGTCCGATGAAGTTCGCATGCGGACCGGGTGCACCGCACCGGGCGCAGTCCCCGAGAGAGGGCGCCCAGCCGGACAACGCCATGACGCGCAGAAGATAGGAGTCGAGGATGCTGCGCGCGGCGTGTTCGCCCCGGGAGAGCGCGCGGAGCCCGCCGACCAGCAGAAGATACTGCTCGGGCGTCGCCTCGGAATCGCTCAGGCGATCGGCCGTCTCGACCATGGCGTTGGCGGCGGTGAACCGATCGTAGTGCGCGGCGATCTCGGCGCCGTAGGAACCCAGCGACTCCGCCTGCTGCACGATGTCGAGCGATCGCCCCTGGTACAGCTGCACGTCCGCGACCATGAACGGTTCGAGGCGCGAGCCGAACTTCGACGAGGTGCGCCGCACCCCTTTCGCGACCGCGCGCAGCTTGCCGTGTCGTCTCGAGAGCATGGTGACGATGCGATCCGCCTCACCGAGCTTGTGAGTGCGCAGGATCACCGCTTCATCTCGGTACGTCGGCACCTCTCGATTATCCTCCGTGCGGGACAATAGAGGGGTGACCGAACCGCTCTTCACCGTTCCGCTCTGGGCTGATCTCCTCGGCGTCGGCCTCGGCGGCGTGCAGGGCGCGATGTTCGCCTCGGGATTCCAGGGGCAGCGACGCCTGGACTGGCTCGGTGTCGCGATCATCGGCATCATGATCGGCATGGGCGGCGGACTCATCCGCGACATCCTGCTCGGGGTACCGCCCGCCTCGCTCAAGAGCGACTGGTACCTGGTGACGGCCACGGGTGCGGCGCTGTTCGGGATGCTGCTGGCCGGACTCTTCAACCGACTCAACAAGGTCATCGTCGTGCTCGATGCCGTCGTCATCGGAATGTTCGGCGCTTTCGGGACGAGCAAGGCGATCGCATTCGGCGTCCCGCCCGTCCCGGCCGTCTTCATCGGCGCATGTGCCGCAGTCGGAGGCGGGGTGCTGCGGGACATGCTGATGGGCCTGCCGACCGCGATCATGCACGTCGGCTCGCTATACGCCGTCGCCGCGGGTGCGGGATGCGCTTTCATCGCGATCGCCGTGCAGGGCTTCGGCATGTCGGTCACCCTCGCCGCGATCATCGGTATCGTCGTCACCGCGGTGATCCGCATCCTCGCCGTGAGCTTCGACGTCTCATTGCCGGAGCAGCGCCGCCTCTACCGGCGCCGTGTAGCCGCGGAGACCGGCATGATCCCCATCATCAAGCCCCCCGCCGACTGAGCCCTCGGTCACCTGCCGCGGCCGGCCGAACGCCGCGGCCCTCATATGGCACCTGCCGTCGGAATCCGCCAGCCGATCCGACCAGAGGTGCCGCGTCCTCGATACCCGCCGAACTGAAACTGGCGCCTCTGGTCGGGATCCTGCGTGGATTCCGACCAGAGGCGCCACCTGGGAGCGAAAAGGTCGTCCCCGGACGGGGAGCGAGACGTCTCAGACGGCGGCGAGCTCCTGCGCGCGGGTGCGGATCGAGCGGTTCACACCCGACACGATCGCCTTGAGCGAGGCGGTCGAGATGTCTCCGTCGACGCCGACGCCCCACAGGCGCTGGTCGCCGACCTGCAGCTCGACATAGGCGGCCGCCTGCGCGTCGCCTCCCGCGCTGAGGGCGTGCTCCACGTAGTCATACACGGTGATGTCGAAGCCCTGCTCACGGAGCACCTCGACGAACGCCGCGACGGGTCCGTTCCCGGAACCCGCGACCGTCAGCTGCTGCTCGTCGTCGCGCAGCACGACGTCGAGGATCACCTCGCCCGACATGTCGCTGCGCGTCTGCGTGGCCAGCAGCTCGAAGCGGCCCCACTTCGCCGCCGAGTCGTCGGCCGGCAGGTACTCGTCGGAGAAGATCGACCAGATCTGCTCGCTCGTCAGCTCGCCGCCCTCGGCATCCGTCTTCGCCTGGACGACCCCGGAGAACTCGATCTGCAGCTTGCGGGGCAGATCGATCGCGTGGTCTGCCTTCAACAGGTACGCGACACCGCCCTTGCCAGACTGCGAGTTGACGCGGATGACGGCCTCGTAGGAACGTCCGAGATCCTTCGGGTCGATCGGCAGGTACGGCACCGCCCACTCGATCTCGTCGACCGTGACGCCCTCGGCCTCGGCCGTCGCCGCCATCGCCTCGAAGCCCTTCTTGATCGCGTCCTGGTGCGAGCCGCTGAACGCGGTGAACACCAGGTCGCCCGCCCAGGGGCTGCGCTCGGGAACCGGCAGCTGGTTGCAGTACTCGACCGTGCGCTTGACCTGGTCGATGTCGCTGAAGTCGATCTGCGGGTCGATGCCCTGCGTGAACAGGTTGATGCCCAGCGCGACGAGGTCGACGTTTCCGGTGCGCTCGCCATTGCCGAACAGGCATCCCTCGATGCGGTCCGCTCCGGCCATGTAGCCGAGCTCGGCCGCGGCGATCGCGGTGCCGCGGTCGTTGTGCGGATGCAGCGACAGGATGACGTTCTCACGATGGGCGAGGTTGCGGCTCATCCATTCGATCGAATCGGCGTACACGTTGGGCGTGGCCATCTCGACGGTTGCGGGCAGGTTGATGATGACCTTGCGGTCGGGCGTCGGCTCGAAGATCTCGATGACCTGGTTGCAGACCTCGACCGCGAACTTCAGCTCGGTGCCGGTGTAGCTCTCGGGTGAGTACTCGTAGTACACCTGCGTGTCGGGAATCGTCTTCTCGAACTTCCGGCACAGTCGAGCACCTTCGAGTGCGATGTCGACGATTCCCTGCTTGTCGGTGCGGAACACGACCTCGCGCTGCAGCACGCTGGTGGAGTTGTACAGGTGCACGATCGCCTGCTTGGCTCCGGCGATCGACTCGTATGTGCGCTCGATCAGGTGCTCCCGCGCCTGGGTCAGCACCTGGATCGTGACGTCGTCCGGGATCAGGTTCTCTTCGATGAGCTGACGGACGAAATCGAAGTCGGTCTGGCTCGCCGAGGGGAAGCCGACCTCGATCTCCTTGTACCCCATGCCGACGAGCAACTCGAACATCACTCGCTTGCGCTCGGGCGACATCGGGTCGATGAGAGCCTGATTGCCGTCACGGAGATCGACGGCGCACCACCTGGGCGCCTGCGTGATGCGGGCGTCCGGCCAGGTGCGGTCGGGGAGTTCGACGGCGAGCTGCTCGTGGTAGGGCCGGTACTTGTGAATCGGCATCGACGACGGGCGCTGATTGTTCTTCATGATGGGGCTTCTTCTCTTCGTCAGATTGAACGGGCCAACACAAGCGCCGCGACGAGGAAGGCCCTAGTTATCAGGACTCGTCGCGGCAGCTAAGAAGAAGCAGACCGCCGAAAGGCATGCCGCCATGCTAGCAGGTCGATCCCGCTGAGACGATCGGACCTCCGCCGACACTGACAGGTATGAGCACCCCTCGCACCCGCGCCATCGTCGGCGTCGCATCCGCCCTCGCGCTTCTCGCGCTCACCGCCTGCAGCACCTCGCCGGGAAGCTCGCCTGCACCGACCAGTGTGTCGCTCGTGACGGCGCCCGCACCCGACGGGCGGGTGATCGCGACGGGCACCGTGATCGATGACGGCGGCCATGTGCAGCTCTGTCTGGGGGCGGTCGCCGAATCCCACCCTCCGCAGTGCTCGGGTGTCCCGCTCGAGGGCTGGACCTGGGAGGGCGTCGACGGCAGTGAGACGGCCGACACCACGACCTGGGGAACCTACGCCGTCTACGGCATCTTCGACGGCGAGAAGGTCGCCGTGACAGATCCGCCGATCATGCTCGCCCTGTACGACCCGATTCGACCGGAGGATCCTACGGGAGGCGAGGTCGGCACGACGGCGGATGCCGAACTCGCTCGCGTACAGGACGACATCGCAGAGCGCCTCGGCGCGGCGGCGACCGAGGTCCGGACCGAGCGGGGCTACGTCTGGGTGGAGGTCCCGTGGGATGACGGCACCCTGCAGGACTCCGTGAATGCGCTCTACGGCGACGGCGTGGTGATCGTCTCTTCGGCCTTCAGAGAGGTCGACTGACACAGCGGGGCACAGGTATCAGAGGACGCAGCGGAGATTCGTCGTCGTGCCGTAGATGTTGGCCCATCCGCCGACGTACGCCGTGGCGAGCACCGTCGTCCCGTTGCGGGCCTGTGTGTACCCGGAGGAGCGCGCATGCGCGAGCGAGCGCGCACTGAACGAAGAGGGGACGGAGTGGATTCCGCACGTGCTGAACGCGAGCATCGTGCCGCCGAGGGAGTATCCCGCGAACAGGCAGACCCCGCCGCTCGGGCACGGGCCCACCGACGACGCCGAGAACGAGCGCGGCGAACCGGTCGGAACGACGAGTTCCATGTGGAGCGCCGGCCAGACGGCATGATGTCCGTCGATGAGCACGCCGCCGGGAACCTCCTCCAGCATCTGTGCGACCTCCGGCGCGACGTCGACGCGTCCGTCATCGACCGCATCGGCCGGCGACACAGCCGTGATCGCCAGCAGCACACCCGTCGCGATCGCGATCAGCGACCGGACCGCCGTCACTTCGCGACCTCCTCCGGCACGTCGAACAGACGGTAGGCGATGACCGCCCCAGCTGGAAGCACGTCGTCTTCGAGGACGTTGGTCCGCTCGAAGCCGACGATGCGGCCGGAGTCGGCCGAGAGCAGCACGACATCGCTCGCCGCGCCATCCGCCGACGTCACGCGCAGACCGGCGACGTCGCGGCCGAGCCGGTCGACGGTCGCACCGAGAGAAGTAGCGCCCTCCGTGTCGTCGAGGATCGCGAGTATCTGCGACTCCTGCTCGTTGGTCAGCGTCCATTGCTCGAGCAGTGCCGAAGCCGCCATCAGCACGTCGTAGGAAGTCGGATCGGCAGGCATCCCGAACGCGACGAGGGCCGCCGCGATGTCCTCGCGCGCCGCTCCGGGGGGCGCGGCCACGGGGCTCGCGAACTCGCCGGGAGCCATCTTCAGGTCCATCGATACGCGACCGCTGCTGGTGACTTCCGCCGACACGTTCGCCGACGCATCGGAAGGGTCATAGGGGGCGCCGTCGATGACCGTCACCCGACCGGACTGGTCGGCGTCCCACTGCAGCGTGACCAGCTGCGGAACCACCACTGAGGTGCCGTAGTCGGCGTCGATGTTGAACGACCACGTCGCCGAGCGCACGAACCTCACCGGCTCGACGGGTCCTGGCCCCCGGGCGAGAGCAGCCTGTGCATCTTCGATCGTCTCCGCGACCGTGCTCGCGCCCGAGAAATCGAGAGGCTGAGGAGAGCCGGCCACTGCGGCGCTCGTCGGCACGAGCACGTTGACGCCGATGACTGTGGCGGTGACAGCGGCTGCAAGGCCGGCGAGAACACCGATCACGCGGTTGCGCTTCCGGTGCGGGTGCGGGTCGGTGGCCATGATCCGCTCGAGCATCGCGAGGGCCTCAGCGTCCGGCTTCGCGTCGATCGGCGTGCGAGCCGATGCGGCCTCGACCAGCAGCCGATCCAGCTCCTCGTCAGTGATCTTCGGCATCAGTTGCCCCCTCCAGGCCCAGCCCCCGGCGCAGCTTCTCGTGTGCGCGACGATGAATCCGATCCGCACAGGCACGGGAAACACCCATCGACCCGGCGATATCCCCCACCGCGAGTCCGTCCCAGTACGTGAGCATGATGATACGCCGTTCGCGCACGCTGAGACCAGAGAGAGCTCTCAGGACTTCGGCGTGATCTGCGGATGCCCCGCTCTCCGCGTCCTCGTTCGAGAGGCCGGCATGCACGGCCGCGGTCACCGCGCGGCGGTCGGCCACTCGATTCCATCGCCGGCGCAGAGACCGATCGGCGAACTTCAGCAACCAGGCGCGATCGAGCGGTCGGTGCGGTTTCAGTCGCGACCACGCGCTGAAGAAGACCTCTGAGACGATCTCGGTCACCTCGGCATCGTCGTCGACCACGCATTCGACGTGATGTCTGACGGCAGCCCAGTTCTCATCGAACACACGGGAGAAGACCTCGTTGCGCAGCGAGTTCGGGTCTTCGCTGCTCGCCTTCATGAGGGCGGCAGCGGCGGCCTCGCCGCCTGGTGACGGAGCGCGCCCATGTCAGAATCCGAGTCGGCCGAGCTGCTTCGGATCGCGCTGCCACTCCTTGGCGACCTTGACGTGCAGTCCGAGGAACACACGGGTGCCGAGCAGTCCTTCGATCTCGCCGCGAGCCTTCGCCCCGACATCACGCAGGCGCGAGCCCTTGTGACCGATGATGATGGCCTTCTGGCTGTCGCGTTCGACCACGATCGACGCGTGCACGTCGGTGAGATCGCTTCCCTCACGGGGAGCGATGTCGTCGACGACCACGGCGATCGAGTGCGGAAGCTCGTCGCGCACTCCGTCGAGGGCGGCCTCTCGGATGATCTCCGCGATGCGGTCCTCTTCTGTCTCGTCGGTCGTGATCCCCTCGGGGTAGAGAGCGGGGCCGGTCGGCATGAGCGCCAGCACCTCGTCGGACAGCACCTCGAGCTGGTCACGCGTGAGCGCCGACAGCGGGATGACGGCGGCCCAGTCCTCGCGCAGCGAATCGACCTCCATCAGCCGTTCCGTGATCTCATCGCGGCTCGCGGCATCCGTCTTGGTCACGATCGCGATCTTCTTCGCCCGCGGATACCCGTCGAGCGATGCGGCGATGCGGCGATCGCCGGGGCCCACCTTCTCGGTCGCGGGCACGCAGAAGCCGATCACGTCGACATCGCCGAGAACCTGCTCGACGAGATCGTTCAGCCGCTCGCCGAGCAGCGTACGAGGTTTGTGGATGCCGGGCGTGTCGACGATCACGAGCTGCCCCTCGGGCCGGTTCACGATGCCGCGGATCGCCCGCCTGGTCGTCTGCGGCTTGTCGCTGATGATCGCGATCTTCTCGCCGACCAGCGCGTTCGTCAGGGTGGACTTGCCCACGTTCGGGCGTCCGACGAAGGTCACGAAGCCGCTTCTGGCCTGCTCAGTCATCGTCTGCTTCTCCTTCATCGGGCGCTCCGGGCGCCCTCTCCACGAACACGGTCGCGATTCCACGGCCGCGCCCTCTCGACGCCCCGCCCGTGAGCAGGAGGCCGTCGACGACCGCTGCGGCTCCCGGCTGCGGAACCTGTCCGAGCGTCTTACCCAGCAGCCCGCCGATCGAGTCGACGTCCTCGTCTTCGAGTTCGAGTCCGAACAGATCGCCGACATCCTCCAGCGGAAGGCGGGCGCTCACGCGGTACCTGCCCTCGCCGAGATCGACGACTTCCGCCGACACCTGATCGTACTCGTCCGCGATCTCACCGACGAGCTCCTCGATCAGATCCTCCAGGGTGACGAGGCCCGAGATGCCGCCGTGCTCATCGATCACGAGGCACACGTGCACGGCATCGCGCTTCATCTGCTGCAAGAGGGTCTCGGCGCGCATCGACTCGGGGACGAACGTGGCGGGGCGTGATATCGGCCGAATCGATGCGGCGCGCCAGGCGCTCTCGTCGCGGAAGGCGAACTGCACCAGATCCTTGAGATAGAGAACGCCCACGACATCGTCGGCCTCATCATCGACGACGGGCATCCGAGACACACCCCGGTTCAGGAACAGCGCCATCGCTTCGCTCGTCGTCGCCGTGGCGTCGACCGCGACCATCTCGGTGCGCGGCACCATCACCGCGCGCACGAACTGATCCGTGAAATCGAAGACCGAATGGATGAGATCCCGATCGTCCTCTTCGATGAGGGCGTTCGACGCCGCCTCGTCGACCATGCTCAGCAGCTGCTCCTCGGAGCTGAAGGTGCTGCGTCCGGCGCCCGGCGTCACCCGGTTGCCGAGCACGACCAGACCCTGCGCAAGCGGGCCGAGGATGATCCGCACTCCGCGCACGACAGGTGCGCAAGCGCGCAGCATCCGATCCGCATGATGACGACCGAAGGTGCGCGGGCTGGCGCCGACGAGCACGAAGGTGATGCCGGTCATGAGGACGGCGGCGGCGAGCATCGCCCACCAGATGTTCTCGAAGAGGTTCGAGAATGCGACGGTGACCAGCACGGCGGCCGTCGTCTCTGACAGCACGCGGATGAAGGCGACCGCGTTCACGTGGGCTTCAGGATCGGCGGCGATGCGCGCCAGCTGATGCGCGTTGCGCCCCTCGGATCCCATCTCCTCCAGGTCGGCGCGCGACCTCACCCCGAACGCGGCGTCGATCGCCGCCATCAGACCGCCGAAGGCGACCAGCAGCACGGCGCCGATCAGGAGGAAGGCGACGGTCATCGTCGGCGTTCAGCCGCAGCGAACCCCTGGATGAGCTCCTTCTGCAGACCGAACATCTCACGCTCCTCGTCGGGTTCGGCGTGATCGAAGCCGAGCAGGTGCAGAAGTCCGTGGGTCGTGAGCAGGATCAGCTCGTCCATCAGCGTGTGGCCCGCGGCCTGCGCCTGCGTCTCGGCGACCTGCGGGCACAGCACGATGTCGCCGAGCAGACCGGGGGCCGTCTGACGGTCCTCCGTACCCGGGCGCAGCTCGTCCATCGGGAAGCTCAGGACATCGGTCGGGCCCGGCTCGTCCATCCACTGCACGTGCAGGGCTTCCATCGCGCCCTCGTCGACGAGCACGATCGCCACTTCGGCGTCGGGGCTGACGTGCAGCTGGGCGAGGTTGAAGTCGGTCAGCCGCTGCAGCACGGTCTCGTCGACATCGATCGCCGACTCGTTGTTGATCTCGATCATGAGAGTCCTCGTTTCGGCATCCGGTCTCTGGGGCCGGGGCGCTGTGCGCCCCGGCGATCGGCGCGGTTGGCGAACTCGGCCGCCTGCTCGCGCTCGAAGCGCTGCGCCGTGCGCTTCTCGTCGTACTCGCTGTACGCGTCGACGATGCGTCCGACGAGCGAGTGACGCACGACGTCCTCACTCGTCAGCCGGGAGAAGTGGATGTCGTCGATGTCGTTCAGCACGCGAGTCACCAGGCGGAGCCCGGAGGATCCCTGGGGCAGGTCGACCTGGGTGATGTCGCCGGTGACGACCATCTTCGTGCCGAAGCCCAGACGGGTGAGGAACATCTTCATCTGCTCGGGCGTGGTGTTCTGCGCCTCGTCGAGCACGACGAAGGAGTCGTTCAGCGTGCGCCCGCGCATGTAGGCGAGGGGGGCGACCTCGATCGTCCCCGTGGCCATCAGCCGCGGCACGATCTCGGGATCCATCATCTCGTTGAGCGCGTCGTACAGCGGCCGCAGGTAGGGATCGATCTTGTCGGTCAGCGTGCCGGGGAGGAATCCGAGTCTCTCGCCCGCCTCGACGGCGGGACGCGTGAGGATGATGCGCGTGACCTCTTTGCGTTGCAGCGCCTGCACGGCCTTCGCCATGGCGAGGTACGTCTTGCCGGTGCCGGCGGGGCCGATCCCGAATACGATCGTGTTCTCCTCGATCGCGTCGACGTACTCCTTCTGACCCGGGGTCTTCGGTCGGATCACCTTGCCCCGCGTGGACAGGATCGCCTCGCCGAGCACTTCGCTCGGCCGGGGGCCGCCGTCTCTACGCAGCATCTGCGCCGAGCTCGTGACATCGCTGGGCGCCAGGTCGTGCCCGTTCCTGGTCATGGTGAGCAGCTCGTCGACCAGTCGTCGGGCCGCGGCGACCGCTGCCGCCTCGCCCGTCAAGGTGATCTCGTTGCCACGCACGAGCACCTGCACGTCGGGATGCTCCTTCTCGAGCATCCGCAGCAGCCGATCCTGCGGACCGAGCAGCTGGACCATGGCCACGCCGTCGGCGTAGATCCGTTCAGTGGTGTCGTCAGAAGCCAACGAGCTTGTTCTCCTCGAAGTTGCCGAGCACATGGGCGTGCACGTGGAAGACGGACTGGGCGGCACTGGCGCCCTTGTTGAAGATCAGCCGGTACTCGCCGTTGGCGTGCTCGTCGGCCAGTCGCTGGGCGACCGCCACCATCTCGGCGAGCAGATCGGGGTCACCGGCTGCGAGCTCGGTGACATCTCGATAGTCCTCTGTCTTCGGAATGATCAGGACGTGCAGCGGAGCCTGCGGGTTGATGTCGCGGATCGCGAAGATGCGCTCGGTCTCCAGCAGGATCTCGCCGGGGATGTCGCCGGTGAGTATGCGCGTGAAGATCGAAGGCTCGCTCATGGTCCCAGTCTAGTGAGCGCAGCTCACCAGCGGCCGAGCAGCGCGGACAGCACGGCGATCGCCGCCGGGCCCGCAGTCGAGGTGCGCAGCACGGTGTCGCCGAGCAGCACACGCTCGGCACCGGCATCCGCGAGCCGATCGAGCTCCTCCGGGGCGATGCCGCCCTCCGGGCCCACCACGAGCACCAGGTCGCGCCCGTCCGGTTCGAGTTCCGAGAGGCGGACGGATGCCGTCGGATCGAGCAGCAGCACTCGGTGCGTCTCGGTCCGCTCCATGAGCTGGGCGGTGGAGACGGGCGGAGTCACTTCCGGCACCCAGGCCCGATGCGCCTGCTTCGCGGCCTCGCGCACGATCGTCGCCCAGCGCTCGCGACCCTTCGCCGCCTTCGGCCCTTCCCATCGCG includes:
- a CDS encoding PhoH family protein translates to MVQLLGPQDRLLRMLEKEHPDVQVLVRGNEITLTGEAAAVAAARRLVDELLTMTRNGHDLAPSDVTSSAQMLRRDGGPRPSEVLGEAILSTRGKVIRPKTPGQKEYVDAIEENTIVFGIGPAGTGKTYLAMAKAVQALQRKEVTRIILTRPAVEAGERLGFLPGTLTDKIDPYLRPLYDALNEMMDPEIVPRLMATGTIEVAPLAYMRGRTLNDSFVVLDEAQNTTPEQMKMFLTRLGFGTKMVVTGDITQVDLPQGSSGLRLVTRVLNDIDDIHFSRLTSEDVVRHSLVGRIVDAYSEYDEKRTAQRFEREQAAEFANRADRRGAQRPGPRDRMPKRGLS
- a CDS encoding HIT domain-containing protein, producing MSEPSIFTRILTGDIPGEILLETERIFAIRDINPQAPLHVLIIPKTEDYRDVTELAAGDPDLLAEMVAVAQRLADEHANGEYRLIFNKGASAAQSVFHVHAHVLGNFEENKLVGF
- a CDS encoding 16S rRNA (uracil(1498)-N(3))-methyltransferase, coding for MTLHFLVESSTDSDAGDIVSLTGAEAKHAAVVRRLRVGEAVTVGDGRGVWLTGVAEEVAPSRVDVRIAQRVVHAMPEPRLVLAQALAKGDRDELAVQAACELGIDEIVPWQAARSVSRWEGPKAAKGRERWATIVREAAKQAHRAWVPEVTPPVSTAQLMERTETHRVLLLDPTASVRLSELEPDGRDLVLVVGPEGGIAPEELDRLADAGAERVLLGDTVLRTSTAGPAAIAVLSALLGRW